From the Manihot esculenta cultivar AM560-2 chromosome 3, M.esculenta_v8, whole genome shotgun sequence genome, one window contains:
- the LOC110611083 gene encoding pentatricopeptide repeat-containing protein At5g16640, mitochondrial, with translation MRFSLIPAIYSRGIYGRFRFSVNFSSFCALKIVDTAEETNGNIYHCNYAELRRRMLDFATFGDFSQAFLTLNFMKNLPGKPTVYDFNALMYYYFKSRNVSVHLLIELYLGMKRYGPAPNAPTFNTLCNVMLSSGDLQDAFFIIEEMCGSGFVPSFTILSKLLKKTLQIGSLMDSLYAFEIMLKLGYVPTEPTFNMMICKLIKAGMIHESYLVFSCLFDKGYFFGVHTFNPILWALCKSNQSCTALQFFYLMKKRGVVYNACSYTALVYGFCREGLEEDALQCLEEMQGDGCNPNVRTYTVLIKFLCDNGRIEQAFKILGKMEEGGCNPDLVTYNVIIRELCHQGRMLDILYFIQIIDQKGFSLDSYTYAALAGGLLKNGKVMFPYELLFDTIFKGFSVDVALYNIYLHYLCRQNRLTELSTMLNRMIEEGFMPTNVSYNIILDAFCRGNGVDEALKLLEHFNWEANGPDVVSFNTILCMACKQGNSRMIKKILYQMECEGVECDVVSFTCLIHYFCTVRKFSMCLKLLETMMHGGPCPTVVTVKLVLDRLRKNGLVGEALQFTNRFYTKAGLASEKCIFGCRGS, from the coding sequence ATGCGTTTTTCTTTGATTCCTGCAATTTACTCACGCGGAATTTATGGAAGGTTTCGCTTCTCTGTAAATTTTTCTTCCTTCTGTGCTCTTAAAATAGTTGATACTGCCGAGGAGACCAATGGCAATATTTATCATTGTAATTATGCGGAATTGCGGCGAAGAATGCTGGATTTTGCTACTTTCGGTGACTTCTCACAAGCTTTCTTAACTTTGAATTTCATGAAGAACCTGCCTGGAAAGCCTACTGTCTATGATTTTAATGCTTTAATGTATTATTATTTCAAGTCGAGGAACGTTTCTGTTCATTTGTTGATAGAACTTTACCTTGGAATGAAGAGGTATGGGCCTGCCCCAAATGCTCCAACTTTTAATACTCTTTGTAATGTTATGCTATCATCTGGAGATCTGCAAGatgcattttttattattgaagaGATGTGTGGAAGTGGTTTTGTGCCATCTTTTACAATTTTGTCAAAATTGTTGAAAAAAACACTTCAAATTGGGAGTTTGATGGATTCGCTTTATGCTTTTGAGATTATGTTGAAGTTAGGCTATGTCCCTACGGAGCCCACTTTTAATATGATGATTTGTAAGCTAATCAAAGCTGGGATGATACATGAGTCATACCTAGTGTTTTCCTGTCTTTTTGATAAGGGTTATTTTTTCGGTGTGCATACGTTCAATCCAATTCTATGGGCATTGTGTAAATCTAATCAGAGTTGCACTGCTCTGCAATTTTTTTACTTAATGAAGAAGAGAGGTGTTGTGTACAATGCATGCTCGTATACAGCTTTGGTTTATGGATTTTGTAGAGAAGGTCTTGAGGAAGATGCTCTGCAGTGTTTAGAGGAGATGCAAGGTGATGGTTGTAATCCCAATGTCAGAACGTACACTGTGCTTATTAAGTTTCTTTGTGATAATGGGAGGATTGAGCAGGCATTCAAAATTTTGGGTAAGATGGAAGAAGGAGGATGCAATCCAGACTTGGTTACATACAATGTAATTATCCGTGAGCTTTGTCATCAAGGTAGAATGTTGGACATTTTATATTTCATTCAGATTATAGATCAAAAAGGATTTTCTCTTGATTCATACACATATGCTGCCTTGGCTGGAGGCTTGTTAAAGAATGGCAAAGTCATGTTCCCATATGAATTGTTGTTTGATACAATTTTTAAAGGCTTCAGTGTAGATGTTGCTCTTTATAATATATATCTCCATTATTTATGCCGTCAGAACAGATTGACAGAACTGTCAACTATGTTGAACAGAATGATAGAAGAAGGCTTTATGCCAACTAATGTATCATATAACATAATTTTGGATGCTTTTTGTAGAGGAAATGGTGTTGATGAGGCTTTAAAGCTCTTGGAGCATTTTAATTGGGAAGCAAATGGGCCTGATGTAGTTTCATTCAACACAATTTTATGTATGGCATGCAAACAGGGTAACTCCCGGATGATAAAGAAGATTTTATATCAAATGGAGTGTGAAGGTGTTGAGTGTGATGTTGTCAGTTTCACTTGTCTGATCCACTATTTCTGCACGGTTAGGAAATTTTCAATGTGTTTAAAgctgttggaaactatgatgcATGGTGGCCCTTGTCCAACTGTCGTAACTGTTAAGTTGGTATTGGATAGACTTCGTAAGAATGGGTTAGTAGGAGAAGCGCTCCAATTTACTAATCGTTTTTATACGAAAGCTGGGCTTGCTTCAGAAAAGTGTATATTTGGATGTAGAGGTTCATGA